In Rhodovulum sulfidophilum DSM 1374, the following are encoded in one genomic region:
- a CDS encoding TRAP transporter small permease produces the protein MSSDQSLRPRSQAKSQNQSQTRSQTDTTAADDPDEVAYVSTLPGVLGKIDAAIARVESVLLATGVLLMALNTVANVVGRYLFQSSLFFTEELNRVLIVVITFAGISYAARQGRHIRMSAIYDALPVRARKILMIVIALTTAVLMFGLCWFAVAYLLTQAGRGRVLPALQIPVWTTLVIVPVGLFMTGMQYLLTAVKNAISRDVYLSTAVLEGYDDDETEI, from the coding sequence TTGTCCTCGGACCAATCTCTCCGGCCCCGCTCGCAAGCCAAATCCCAGAACCAGTCCCAGACACGGTCCCAGACCGACACCACCGCCGCCGACGACCCCGACGAGGTCGCCTATGTCTCGACCCTTCCCGGGGTGCTGGGAAAGATCGATGCCGCCATCGCCAGGGTCGAATCCGTGCTGCTGGCCACGGGCGTGCTGCTGATGGCGCTGAACACGGTCGCCAATGTGGTCGGGCGCTACCTGTTCCAGTCGAGCCTTTTCTTTACCGAGGAGCTCAACCGCGTCCTGATCGTGGTGATCACCTTCGCGGGCATCAGCTATGCCGCGCGCCAGGGTCGCCATATCCGGATGTCGGCGATCTATGACGCGCTGCCGGTCCGCGCGCGCAAGATCCTGATGATCGTGATCGCGCTGACCACGGCGGTGCTGATGTTCGGCCTGTGCTGGTTCGCGGTCGCCTATCTTCTGACCCAGGCCGGGCGCGGCCGGGTCCTGCCCGCCCTGCAGATCCCGGTCTGGACGACGCTGGTGATCGTGCCGGTGGGGCTGTTCATGACCGGAATGCAATACCTTCTGACCGCGGTGAAGAACGCGATCTCGCGCGATGTGTACCTGTCGACGGCCGTTCTGGAAGGCTATGACGACGACGAGACGGAGATCTGA
- a CDS encoding TRAP transporter large permease, translating to MAAAIFSIMIVLLLLGFPMMIPLIAGALVGFVTLFGGLGQLETMIQQMMAGIRPASLIAVPMFIFAADIMTRGQSAGRLIDMVMAFVGHLKGGLAISTAAACTMFGAVSGSTQATVVAIGGPLRPRMQKAGYGDSFILALIVNASDIAFLIPPSIGMIIYGVVSNTSIAELFIAGIGPGLLILLLFALYSWAYAVRQGVPTEPRVSWGARLRAVRAALWPLGFPVIIIGGIYGGIFSPTEAAAACVLYALILETIVFREMGLRDIYRTAKSTGLITGVVFILVAAGAAFSWVISFAQIPQAILSAVGIDQMGQIGVLFAISVAFFIGCMFVDPIVVILILVPIFAPVVSDVGLDPVLVGTLITLQVAIGSATPPFGCDIFTAIAVFKRPYMEVIRGTPPFILILLGVSVALIFFPQIALFLRDLAFHGGAG from the coding sequence ATGGCAGCTGCAATCTTCTCGATCATGATCGTCCTGCTGCTTCTGGGCTTTCCGATGATGATCCCGCTGATCGCGGGGGCGCTTGTGGGCTTCGTCACGCTGTTCGGCGGTCTCGGCCAGCTCGAGACCATGATCCAGCAGATGATGGCGGGCATCCGCCCGGCCTCGCTGATCGCGGTGCCGATGTTCATCTTCGCAGCCGACATCATGACCCGCGGGCAATCCGCGGGCCGGCTGATCGACATGGTCATGGCCTTTGTCGGCCACCTGAAGGGCGGGCTCGCGATCTCGACCGCCGCCGCCTGCACCATGTTCGGCGCGGTCTCGGGCTCGACCCAGGCCACCGTCGTGGCCATCGGCGGCCCGCTGCGGCCCCGGATGCAGAAGGCGGGCTATGGCGACAGCTTCATCCTGGCCCTCATCGTCAATGCCTCGGACATCGCCTTCCTGATCCCGCCCTCGATCGGGATGATCATCTATGGCGTGGTCTCGAACACCTCGATCGCCGAGCTGTTCATCGCGGGCATCGGGCCGGGGCTGCTGATCCTCCTGCTGTTCGCGCTGTATTCCTGGGCCTATGCGGTCCGCCAGGGGGTCCCGACCGAGCCCCGCGTCAGCTGGGGCGCGCGGCTGCGCGCGGTCCGCGCCGCGCTCTGGCCGCTGGGCTTTCCGGTGATCATCATCGGCGGCATCTATGGCGGCATCTTCAGCCCGACCGAGGCGGCCGCGGCCTGCGTGCTTTACGCGCTGATCCTCGAAACCATCGTCTTCCGCGAGATGGGCCTTCGCGACATCTACCGCACCGCCAAGTCGACCGGGCTGATCACCGGGGTCGTCTTCATCCTGGTGGCGGCGGGCGCGGCCTTTTCCTGGGTGATTTCCTTCGCCCAGATCCCGCAGGCCATCCTCTCGGCGGTCGGCATCGACCAGATGGGCCAGATCGGCGTGCTGTTCGCAATCTCGGTGGCCTTCTTCATCGGCTGCATGTTCGTCGACCCGATCGTGGTGATCCTGATCCTGGTGCCGATCTTCGCGCCGGTCGTCTCGGATGTCGGGCTCGACCCCGTCCTGGTCGGCACGCTGATCACGCTGCAGGTCGCCATCGGCTCGGCCACGCCGCCCTTCGGCTGCGATATCTTCACCGCCATCGCCGTCTTCAAGCGGCCCTACATGGAGGTGATCCGGGGCACGCCGCCCTTCATCCTGATCCTGCTCGGCGTCTCGGTGGCGCTGATCTTCTTCCCTCAGATTGCGCTTTTCCTCCGCGACCTCGCCTTCCACGGCGGGGCCGGGTGA
- a CDS encoding universal stress protein, translating into MFKSILVPYDGSAGAERALRQAVELAGLCDAQLSVLTVFRHHSMLEASLSMVRRDEPGPLDDAMRGYAREVAEYAKRLAREAGAEGARAFIKAGPPARTIIRFAREHENDLIVIGSRGLGSVENYLLGSVSHKVTGLADCPVLVV; encoded by the coding sequence TTGTTCAAGTCGATCCTCGTTCCCTATGACGGCTCGGCCGGGGCCGAACGCGCGCTGCGCCAGGCGGTCGAGCTGGCCGGGCTCTGCGACGCCCAGCTGTCGGTGCTGACCGTCTTCCGGCACCATTCGATGCTCGAGGCCTCGCTGTCGATGGTCCGCAGGGACGAGCCGGGGCCGCTGGACGACGCGATGCGCGGCTATGCCCGCGAGGTGGCGGAATATGCCAAGCGGCTGGCGCGCGAGGCCGGGGCCGAGGGCGCCCGCGCCTTCATCAAGGCCGGGCCGCCCGCCCGCACCATCATCCGCTTCGCCCGCGAACACGAGAACGACCTGATCGTGATCGGCAGCCGCGGCCTCGGTTCGGTCGAGAACTACCTGCTGGGCAGCGTCTCGCACAAGGTCACGGGGCTGGCCGACTGCCCGGTGCTGGTGGTCTGA
- a CDS encoding GntR family transcriptional regulator, which yields MAGDRAASWQSIRDTIMLRIRDRTYPPGAFIPNEADIAAEFGCARATVNRALRDLAEEGFLDRRRKAGTRVIEAPQRKATLEIPQIRREVEARGQVYGYRLLARETGPAPGELRARLKLPEAEATLYVESLHLADGAAHMFERRWVVLRTVPGIAAADLAVVSPNEWLVREAPYTHGGMEVHAEPAGQAVATALDCAPADPVLVMERQTWLHEAPITYTREHFAQSYRLCLGL from the coding sequence ATGGCCGGAGACCGCGCCGCCTCGTGGCAGTCGATCCGCGACACGATCATGCTGCGGATCCGCGACCGCACCTATCCGCCGGGGGCCTTCATCCCGAACGAGGCCGATATCGCGGCCGAATTCGGCTGTGCCCGGGCGACGGTGAACCGGGCCTTGCGCGATCTGGCCGAGGAGGGCTTCCTCGACCGGCGCCGCAAGGCCGGAACCCGGGTGATCGAGGCGCCGCAGCGCAAGGCGACGCTGGAAATCCCCCAGATCCGGCGCGAGGTCGAGGCGCGCGGGCAGGTCTATGGCTACCGGCTTCTCGCCCGCGAGACCGGGCCCGCGCCCGGCGAGCTGCGCGCCCGGCTGAAGCTGCCCGAGGCGGAAGCGACGCTTTATGTCGAAAGCCTGCATCTGGCCGATGGCGCGGCGCACATGTTCGAACGCCGCTGGGTGGTCCTGAGGACCGTGCCCGGCATTGCCGCGGCCGATCTGGCCGTCGTCAGCCCGAACGAATGGCTGGTGCGCGAGGCGCCCTATACCCATGGCGGCATGGAGGTCCATGCCGAACCGGCCGGGCAGGCGGTGGCCACGGCGCTGGACTGCGCGCCCGCCGATCCGGTGCTGGTGATGGAGCGGCAGACCTGGCTTCACGAGGCGCCGATCACCTATACGCGCGAGCATTTCGCGCAAAGCTACCGGCTTTGTCTCGGGCTTTAG
- a CDS encoding formimidoylglutamate deiminase encodes MQRVWARHALVMNSWAKDVEIAVESGGKIAELRENVACPPGATVVETLLPAPANLHSHAFQRAMAGLTESRGPDPRDSFWTWRRLMYRFLDRIGPEDVEAIAAFVQMEMLEAGYGTNVEFHYLHHGPGGAPYADPAEMSGRIAAAAAVSGIGLTLLPVLYTYGGLDRRALVAGQDRFGNDPDRFARLFEGAAAHVAALSPDCRMGVAPHSLRAVDAAGLAAAQALAPEGPIHIHIAEQQAEVDEVHAATGLRPVEWLLENAPVDARWCPIHATQMEPAETLALAATGAVAGLCPITESSLGDGIFDGVRWAQAGGRFGVGSDSNIRISLSEELRTLDYSQRLRDRTRAALATGDRSTGRVLFQGAAEGGAQAAGRASGGLAVGNWADLLALGDMGPDGIGRQGDLLLDTWIFARDDRAVSDVWAAGRHVVRGGRHIRRDEIVAGYAAAMRRLRDGL; translated from the coding sequence ATGCAGAGGGTCTGGGCGCGGCATGCGCTTGTGATGAATTCCTGGGCGAAAGACGTGGAAATCGCCGTCGAAAGTGGCGGAAAGATCGCGGAATTGCGTGAAAACGTGGCCTGTCCGCCCGGCGCGACCGTTGTCGAGACGCTTCTGCCTGCCCCCGCGAACCTGCACAGCCATGCCTTTCAGCGGGCGATGGCGGGTCTGACCGAATCCCGCGGCCCCGATCCGCGCGACAGTTTCTGGACCTGGCGGCGGCTGATGTACCGCTTTCTCGACCGGATCGGTCCCGAGGATGTCGAGGCCATCGCCGCCTTCGTGCAGATGGAGATGCTGGAGGCGGGCTACGGCACCAATGTCGAGTTCCATTACCTGCATCATGGCCCGGGCGGCGCGCCCTATGCCGATCCGGCCGAGATGTCGGGCCGGATCGCGGCGGCGGCGGCGGTCTCGGGGATCGGGCTGACGCTGCTGCCGGTGCTCTATACCTATGGCGGGCTCGACCGGCGGGCGCTGGTCGCGGGGCAGGACCGCTTCGGCAACGACCCGGACCGCTTCGCGCGGCTGTTCGAGGGCGCGGCGGCCCATGTCGCGGCCCTTTCCCCCGATTGCCGGATGGGCGTCGCGCCGCATTCCCTGCGCGCGGTCGATGCGGCGGGGCTCGCCGCGGCCCAAGCGCTGGCCCCCGAGGGGCCGATCCATATCCATATCGCCGAGCAGCAAGCCGAGGTGGACGAGGTGCACGCGGCGACGGGCCTGCGCCCGGTCGAATGGCTGCTGGAGAATGCCCCTGTCGATGCCCGCTGGTGCCCGATCCATGCCACCCAGATGGAGCCCGCCGAGACGCTGGCGCTGGCCGCGACCGGCGCTGTCGCGGGGCTTTGCCCGATCACCGAGTCGAGCCTCGGCGACGGCATTTTCGACGGGGTGCGCTGGGCGCAGGCGGGCGGGCGCTTCGGCGTCGGCTCGGACAGCAATATCCGGATCTCGCTGAGCGAAGAGCTCCGCACCCTCGACTATTCGCAGCGGCTGCGCGACCGCACCCGGGCGGCGCTGGCGACCGGGGACCGCTCGACCGGGCGGGTGCTGTTTCAGGGCGCGGCCGAGGGCGGGGCGCAGGCGGCCGGGCGCGCAAGCGGCGGGCTTGCGGTCGGCAACTGGGCCGATCTGCTGGCGCTGGGCGACATGGGGCCCGACGGGATCGGCCGGCAGGGCGATCTGCTGCTCGATACCTGGATCTTCGCACGCGACGACCGCGCCGTCAGCGATGTCTGGGCGGCCGGGCGGCATGTGGTGCGGGGTGGGCGGCATATCCGCCGCGACGAGATCGTGGCGGGATATGCCGCCGCGATGCGCCGCCTCCGGGACGGGCTCTAG
- the hutI gene encoding imidazolonepropionase, translated as MTDLTLANATILPLGEDAPRRIERGWLRIEGDRIAALGDGPAPEGGPVEDLGGRLVTPALVDCHTHLVYGGSRAREFEMRLEGAGYEEIARAGGGILSTVTATRAASEDDLVASALPRLDCLLAEGAGTIEVKSGYGLTVEDELKMLRAARRLGRERPVRIVTSWLAAHALPPEYKGRAEAYIDEIAIAGLRAAHAEGLVDAVDGFCEGIAFSVPQMARIFDVADELGLPGKLHAEQLSHLGGSLLVAARGGLSADHVEHADAADAAALARAGAAAVLLPGAFYTLRETQMPPVAAFREAGTAMALATDCNPGTSPLTSLLLTMNMAATLFRLTPDECLRGVTANGARALGLTDCGRLAPGLRADLAVWDIAEPAELTYRIGFNPLHARYFEGCKC; from the coding sequence ATGACTGATCTCACCCTTGCCAATGCGACCATCCTGCCACTCGGCGAGGATGCGCCGAGGCGGATCGAACGCGGCTGGCTCAGGATCGAGGGCGACCGCATCGCGGCGCTTGGCGACGGCCCCGCCCCCGAGGGCGGCCCGGTCGAGGATCTGGGCGGCCGCCTGGTCACGCCGGCGCTGGTCGATTGCCACACCCATCTTGTCTATGGCGGCAGCCGGGCCCGCGAATTCGAGATGCGGCTCGAAGGCGCCGGCTACGAGGAAATCGCCCGGGCGGGCGGCGGCATCCTTTCGACCGTGACCGCGACGCGGGCGGCCTCGGAGGACGATCTGGTGGCCTCGGCCCTGCCCCGGCTCGACTGCCTGCTGGCCGAGGGCGCGGGCACCATCGAGGTCAAGTCCGGCTACGGGCTGACCGTCGAGGACGAGCTGAAGATGCTGCGCGCGGCGCGGCGGCTGGGCCGCGAGCGCCCGGTCCGCATCGTCACCAGCTGGCTCGCGGCCCATGCCCTGCCGCCCGAATACAAGGGCCGCGCCGAGGCCTATATCGACGAGATCGCCATTGCCGGGCTGCGCGCCGCCCATGCCGAGGGGCTGGTCGACGCGGTCGACGGCTTCTGCGAGGGCATCGCCTTCTCGGTGCCGCAGATGGCGCGGATCTTCGATGTCGCCGACGAACTTGGCCTGCCGGGCAAGCTGCATGCCGAACAGCTCTCGCATCTGGGCGGCAGCCTGCTGGTGGCCGCACGCGGCGGGCTGTCGGCCGATCATGTCGAACATGCCGATGCCGCCGATGCCGCGGCGCTGGCCCGGGCGGGCGCGGCCGCGGTGCTGCTGCCCGGTGCCTTCTACACCCTGCGCGAGACGCAGATGCCGCCCGTCGCCGCCTTCCGCGAGGCCGGCACCGCGATGGCGCTGGCGACCGACTGCAACCCCGGCACCTCGCCGCTGACCTCGCTTCTGCTGACCATGAACATGGCCGCGACGTTGTTCCGGCTGACCCCGGACGAATGCCTGCGCGGCGTCACGGCGAACGGCGCCCGGGCGCTGGGGCTGACCGATTGCGGTCGGCTGGCGCCGGGCCTGCGCGCCGATCTTGCCGTCTGGGACATCGCCGAACCGGCCGAACTGACCTACCGGATCGGCTTCAACCCGCTTCACGCCCGTTATTTCGAGGGATGCAAATGCTGA
- the hutH gene encoding histidine ammonia-lyase, whose translation MLTLTPGETTLAQLETLWREEAPARLAETTGPAIAASAARIAAAAQGDQAVYGVNTGFGKLASVRIPPEDTATLQRNLILSHCCGVGAPLDIATARLVMALKLLSLGRGASGVRPEIVALIEAMLEKGVTPAIPEQGSVGASGDLAPLAHMAAVMIGAGEAIYEGETLPGAEALARAGLTPVTLGAKEGLALINGTQVSTALALTGWFRAMACLRAAIVTGAMSTDAIMGSTAPTRAEIHALRGHRGQIDVAAAMRGLLKGSEIRESHREDDARVQDPYCIRCQPQVTGAALDLLRFAGQTLETEANAVTDNPLVLSDGSIVSGGNFHAEPVAFAADQIALAVAEIGAIAQRRVALMVDPALSFGLPPFLTPEPGLNSGLMIAEVTTAALMSENKHLAAPCSVDSTPTSANQEDHVSMAAHAARRLGGMTRNLAVILGVEALCAGQGIEFRAPLATSEPLKRALEAIRAEVATMGEDRYLAPDLARAQALIETGVLVAAAGLEMAE comes from the coding sequence ATGCTGACTCTGACGCCGGGCGAGACCACGCTCGCCCAACTGGAAACGCTCTGGCGCGAGGAAGCGCCCGCGCGGCTGGCCGAGACCACCGGCCCCGCCATCGCCGCCTCGGCCGCCCGCATCGCCGCCGCCGCCCAAGGCGATCAGGCGGTCTACGGGGTCAATACCGGCTTCGGCAAGCTTGCCTCGGTCCGCATTCCGCCCGAGGACACCGCCACGCTGCAGCGCAACCTGATCCTGTCGCATTGCTGCGGCGTCGGCGCGCCGCTCGACATCGCCACCGCGCGGCTGGTGATGGCGCTGAAGCTGCTCAGCCTCGGGCGCGGCGCCTCGGGCGTCCGCCCCGAAATCGTCGCGCTGATCGAGGCGATGCTCGAGAAGGGCGTGACCCCCGCGATCCCGGAACAGGGCTCGGTCGGCGCCTCGGGCGATCTGGCGCCGCTGGCGCATATGGCCGCGGTCATGATCGGCGCGGGCGAGGCGATCTATGAGGGCGAAACCCTGCCCGGTGCCGAGGCGCTGGCCCGCGCCGGGCTGACCCCCGTCACGCTGGGCGCCAAGGAGGGGCTGGCGCTGATCAACGGCACCCAGGTCTCGACCGCGCTGGCCCTGACCGGCTGGTTCCGCGCCATGGCCTGCCTGCGCGCCGCCATCGTCACCGGCGCGATGTCGACCGACGCGATCATGGGCTCGACCGCGCCCACCCGCGCCGAGATCCACGCCCTGCGCGGCCATCGCGGCCAGATCGACGTCGCAGCCGCGATGCGCGGGCTCCTGAAGGGCAGCGAGATCCGCGAAAGCCACCGCGAGGACGATGCCCGGGTGCAGGACCCCTACTGCATCCGCTGCCAGCCGCAGGTGACGGGCGCGGCGCTCGATCTGCTGCGCTTTGCCGGGCAGACGCTTGAAACCGAGGCCAATGCGGTGACCGACAACCCGCTGGTGCTGTCGGACGGCTCGATCGTCTCGGGCGGCAATTTCCATGCCGAACCCGTGGCCTTTGCCGCCGACCAGATCGCGCTTGCCGTGGCCGAGATCGGCGCCATCGCCCAGCGCCGGGTCGCGCTGATGGTCGATCCGGCGCTCAGCTTCGGCCTGCCGCCCTTCCTGACGCCCGAACCGGGGCTGAACAGCGGGCTGATGATCGCCGAGGTCACCACCGCCGCACTGATGAGCGAGAACAAGCATCTGGCCGCGCCCTGCTCGGTCGACAGCACCCCCACCAGCGCCAATCAGGAGGACCATGTCAGCATGGCCGCCCATGCCGCGCGGCGTCTGGGCGGGATGACCCGCAACCTTGCCGTGATCCTCGGCGTCGAGGCGCTTTGCGCGGGCCAGGGCATCGAGTTCCGCGCGCCGCTGGCAACCTCCGAACCGCTGAAACGCGCGCTGGAGGCGATCCGCGCCGAGGTGGCCACGATGGGCGAGGACCGCTACCTCGCGCCCGACCTTGCCCGGGCGCAGGCCCTGATCGAAACCGGTGTGCTGGTGGCCGCCGCAGGGCTGGAGATGGCCGAATGA